One Candidatus Binatia bacterium genomic region harbors:
- a CDS encoding PQQ-dependent sugar dehydrogenase, translating into MIKRLLRWGFFLGASLVLVVVVSASSCGYIALPGGLIINFSNLPGSQVEPMAESDLQTRLKLPEGFRIETWASEIPNARLLLRTPADDLLVSSPREGKIFLIRKDANGDRQNDGVEVLVENLDRPHGIAWHQGELFVAEGSAVVRMPFDPETREVGAPERIITGLPDGGNHWTRTVHVGPDEKLYVSIGSSCNVCEEEDPRRAAIVRYELDGSGEKIFATGLRNAVDFTWRPETGGLYSTGNGRDLLGDDFPSEEINLVVEDGFYGWPYANPPRQPDPDFGALRPDKVAMSIPPVHELPAHSAPMGIVFYEGDSFPARYRGAAFVALHGSWNRRKKQGYEVVTLFFRENGEIDREPFLQGFEVDEDVSGRPVGLAVGADGALFVADDYTGSVYRISYGETARPVARASAVPLVREDPLAGLTPVDLARANQQGESLWAASDCASCHIEGAGTAPVHLLRNLDQKFTRLSLDKFLQAPQPPMPLYPFSDPQRSDLAIYLLDRFS; encoded by the coding sequence ATGATCAAGCGATTGCTTCGTTGGGGATTCTTTTTGGGCGCCAGCCTGGTGCTGGTGGTCGTGGTCAGCGCATCGTCGTGTGGTTATATCGCGCTTCCTGGCGGCTTGATCATCAACTTCTCGAACCTTCCGGGGTCGCAGGTTGAGCCGATGGCCGAGTCCGATCTGCAAACACGACTCAAGCTCCCCGAAGGCTTCCGCATCGAGACCTGGGCCAGCGAGATCCCGAACGCACGCCTTCTGCTGCGGACTCCGGCGGACGATCTTCTGGTGAGTTCGCCGCGCGAAGGAAAGATTTTCCTGATTCGCAAGGATGCGAACGGCGATCGCCAAAATGATGGGGTCGAGGTCCTTGTCGAGAATCTGGACCGGCCCCATGGAATCGCGTGGCATCAAGGAGAACTATTCGTGGCGGAAGGGAGCGCGGTTGTTCGTATGCCTTTCGACCCCGAGACGCGCGAGGTCGGCGCGCCGGAGCGAATCATCACGGGCCTCCCGGACGGCGGCAACCATTGGACGCGGACCGTGCACGTGGGGCCCGATGAAAAGCTCTACGTGTCGATCGGTTCGAGCTGTAATGTCTGCGAAGAAGAAGACCCGCGCCGGGCGGCGATCGTTCGCTATGAGCTCGATGGCTCCGGCGAGAAGATCTTCGCGACGGGTTTGCGAAATGCAGTCGATTTCACGTGGCGTCCCGAGACCGGAGGTCTCTACAGCACCGGGAATGGTCGGGATCTTCTGGGTGATGATTTCCCGTCAGAAGAAATCAATCTCGTTGTCGAAGATGGATTCTACGGATGGCCCTACGCCAACCCGCCTCGCCAACCGGATCCGGACTTTGGTGCGCTGCGCCCGGACAAGGTCGCCATGTCCATCCCCCCGGTGCATGAGTTGCCTGCGCACTCGGCACCGATGGGAATTGTTTTTTATGAGGGGGATTCTTTCCCGGCTCGCTACCGAGGGGCCGCTTTTGTCGCACTTCACGGCTCCTGGAATCGGCGCAAGAAGCAAGGCTACGAAGTGGTAACTCTGTTTTTCCGGGAGAACGGTGAAATCGACCGGGAGCCTTTTCTGCAGGGGTTCGAAGTCGACGAAGATGTGTCCGGGCGACCGGTCGGGCTTGCTGTTGGCGCCGATGGAGCGCTTTTTGTGGCCGACGATTATACCGGCTCGGTCTATCGAATCAGCTACGGTGAAACGGCACGGCCCGTGGCGCGCGCCTCTGCGGTACCGCTCGTCCGCGAAGATCCCCTGGCGGGACTGACACCGGTCGATTTGGCGCGAGCAAACCAGCAAGGAGAGAGCCTGTGGGCGGCGAGCGATTGCGCGAGTTGCCATATCGAGGGAGCGGGAACTGCCCCGGTGCACCTCCTGCGCAACCTGGATCAGAAGTTCACCAGACTTTCTCTCGATAAATTCCTGCAGGCGCCGCAGCCTCCGATGCCATTATACCCCTTTTCTGACCCCCAGCGTTCCGATCTGGCGATTTATTTACTCGACCGCTTCAGCTGA